CGGGCGGGACGGGGTGGCCGCGGCCGTCGCGGTGGAGCTGGTGCACACCTTCTCCCTGCTGCACGACGACATCATGGACGGCGACGCGGCCCGGCGCCGACGCCCCACCGTGTGGAAGGCCTACGGCACCGGCCCCGCCGTCCTCGCCGGTGACGCCCTGTTCGCCCTGGCCGTCGGGACGCTCGCCGCGCAGCCGGGCGGTGCCGCCGCCGTGCGGACGCTGTCCGGGGCGCTGGGCGACCTGGTACGTGGCCAGGCGGACGACCTGCTGTTCGCCGACCGCCCCTGGACGGGACCGCAGCGGGTGCGGCCGGAGGAGTACCGGGTGATGGCCGAGCACAAGACGGGCGCGCTGCTGGGCTGCGCGGCCGCGCTGGGTGCCGTGCTTGGCGGTGCCGCGCCCGGGACGGCCACCGCACTCGACCGGGCGGGCCGGCATCTCGGTGTCGCCTTCCAGATCGTCGACGACGTGCTGGGCATCTGGGGCGACCCGGAGGTCACCGGCAAGCCGGTCCACGGCGATCTGCGGGAGCGGAAGAAGACGTTCCCGGTGCTGGTGGCGCTCGGCTCCCCGCAGGGCGACCGGATCGCCGCGCTCCTGCAGGCCGGTGACGATCCGGGGCAGGCGGCCGCGCTGATCGAGGAGGCGGGCGGTCGGGCGGCGGCCCTGACGGAGGCCCGGCGGCACCTCGCCACCGTCGAGACGGCGCTCGGCGGCGTACCGCTGGCGGCGGGGGCAGCCGACGACCTGCGGTCCCTGCTGGCCTACCTGGCGCTGCGCGACGCCTGAGGCCGGGGCGCGGGCCCGCCGCCGCCCTGACCGGGTGCGTTGACCTGGGGCCCCTCCGCGGGTCAGGGTGCGTCACGGCGCGTTCCGCGACCCGCGCCGGAAGGACTGCTGCCGTGATCGGCGTCTCGGAGATCGAAGCCGCGGCCGAGCGGATCGCCGCGCACGTCGTGCGCACCCCGACCGTGGACAGCCCGGGGCTGTCGGCGCTGCTCGGTGTCCCGGCCACCGTGAAGCTGGAAGTGCTGCAGCGCACCGGCTCGTTCAAGGCGCGCGGGGCGGCGGCGAAGCTGCTGTCGCTGGGCGAGGCCGAGCGGGCCGCCGGAGTCGTGGCGGTCAGCGGCGGCAACCACGGGATCGCCCTCGCGGTCATGGCCGCCGCCCTCGGCGTGCGGGCGACGGTGGTGATGCCCCGGTCGGCGCCCGCCCGGGCCGTGGAGATCGCGGAGTCGTCCGGGGCCTCGGTGCGGCTGACCGACGACATGGCCGGGGCCTTCGCGCTGATGACGCGGCTGCAGCGGGAAGGGCTGACCCTGGTCCATCCCTTCGACGACCCGGTGGTGATCGCCGGGCAGGGCACGGTCGGGCTGGCGTTCGCCGAGGACGCCGGGGACCTCACCGACGTGCTCGTCAGCATCGGGGGCGGCGCCCTGATCTCCGGTGTCGCCACCGCGCTGCGGGCGCGCCGGCCGGGCGTGCGGGTGTG
This genomic stretch from Streptomyces sp. Go-475 harbors:
- a CDS encoding polyprenyl synthetase family protein, with amino-acid sequence MTALPKTAGPVRRDTAAAGAGVQAAGQDAAQAAPAAARPARPGTTGGPATAQRPHPNAPGGPTPARSARQGAATAARSLPPAAPHGDRPGPAADSADASQVLDRCRALVRPALVEAVGQLHPWVAEMAAYSFGWCEVGGAPAVAPGGKGVRQALAVLGAEAAGAPGRDGVAAAVAVELVHTFSLLHDDIMDGDAARRRRPTVWKAYGTGPAVLAGDALFALAVGTLAAQPGGAAAVRTLSGALGDLVRGQADDLLFADRPWTGPQRVRPEEYRVMAEHKTGALLGCAAALGAVLGGAAPGTATALDRAGRHLGVAFQIVDDVLGIWGDPEVTGKPVHGDLRERKKTFPVLVALGSPQGDRIAALLQAGDDPGQAAALIEEAGGRAAALTEARRHLATVETALGGVPLAAGAADDLRSLLAYLALRDA
- a CDS encoding threonine/serine dehydratase, which gives rise to MIGVSEIEAAAERIAAHVVRTPTVDSPGLSALLGVPATVKLEVLQRTGSFKARGAAAKLLSLGEAERAAGVVAVSGGNHGIALAVMAAALGVRATVVMPRSAPARAVEIAESSGASVRLTDDMAGAFALMTRLQREGLTLVHPFDDPVVIAGQGTVGLAFAEDAGDLTDVLVSIGGGALISGVATALRARRPGVRVWGVETEGAQAMSEALAAGGPRPVALSSIVSTLSAPEVSQLTYDHVSALVTDVLVVPDREAVQGSLDLADHAKVWAEPAAGCLLPAARRVLERVGDGARLGLVVCGGNASTGDVIAWSHRFGLR